The Geobacillus genomosp. 3 genome segment CGGAAGCACCGTACATCCGGCGAGCAACATCCCCAACACGAAAAGCCATCCCCATCGTATCATGTGTGACACCTGCCTTTTGCTGCAACAGGGGAAAGACGAAAAGAAGGCAAAACGGCGCCCGTTTTTGCCTTATCGCGACGATTGCAAAATTTCAATATGCTCTAAAATCGTGTCATACGGCACATCCTGCACGCCGCTGTATGTTTGAACCACCTTGCCGTCCGGGCCGACTAAATAAAAGCTCGTGCCGTGGATGACTTGGTCATCGCCAACCGGCTTTTGCACAATCGTTTTAAAGCTTTTTTGCGCCAGTTCGCTAATCTCAGCCGGACTGTATCCGGTCAAGAAATGCCAGTTTGCTAGGTCATTTGTAAACTGTTTCGCGTAAGCCTCTAGTTTTTCTGGCGTATCAACTTCCGGGTCGACACTGAACGAAACAAATTCAACATCGAGCCCTTTTTCTTCCGCCTTCTCTTTCAGTTTGGCCATATGGGCGGTCATCGGCGGGCAAACCGTTTCGCAGTTTGTAAAAATAAAATCGGCGACCCACACTTTCCCCTTCAGATCGCGAAGTCCAAACGGCTCACCTGACTGATCAACAAACGTAAAGTCAGCGACCGGCCAATTTTTGGCATCCGAAATCGTTTTCCCACACGCAGCAAGCAAACAAATCGCAGCGATCATCATGATTCGTTTCCACATCAACTGTTCATCCCTTTCTGCCTGTACCGCTTTGTTTTACCTGGCGTCATCTCGTTTCCATTATATAATGAAATCAGCGAAAATCCCACCAAAAAAAAGTTGTTTTGCCGCAATGGGCAAAACAACAGCAGTCACGCGTTATGTTTCAACACCGTTTCCTTAAAGATTTGTTCATATACCGGCCATTTCAACACTTTCTTCAAGTGCTCCCGGAACGAGTAAACAGAACGATTCGTCCTTGATCGGTACACTTTCGCAATAAACGTCTCCAAGCGAAGTTGGATCATAAATCGGTACGTGTTCTCTTCCTCCAATACTGGGATTTCGATAATCTTCACTTTCTGCCCATACGCGTTTTTAAACTCGAGGCTTTTGAATAGCAAAATATCAATCCTCTTTTTTCACCGATTTACTTATATTATACACCAATCCGGTGAAAAAGTATGTCGGAATACAGCGAAATCTTTTCGACTTTTTTTCGTATTTTTCGTCAAATGAGCAGGTGGAACAAATTCGGATCTTTATTCACTTCCTGGAACGGAAATCCTTTTTTCTTCATCCGTTCAATGAGCGGTGCGTAGTCCTCGCGCCGTTTCAGCTCGATGCCGACGAGCGCCGGTCCGCTTTCCTTATTGTTTTTCTTCGTATATTCAAACCGGGTAATGTCATCGGTCGGACCGAGCACTTCATCCAAAAACTCGCGCAGCGCCCCGGCCCGTTGCGGGAAGTTGACGATGAAATAGTGCTGCAGCCCTTCATAAATCATCGAGCGCTCTTTAATTTCCTGCATCCGGTCAATGTCGTTGTTGCCGCCGCTCACCACGCAAACGACCGTCTTGCCGCGAATTTGCTCTTTGTAAAACTCAAGCGCGGCGATCGGCAGCGCGCCGGCCGGCTCGACGACGATGGCGTTTTCGTTATACAGCTCTAAAATCGTCGTGCATACTTTCCCTTCTGGAACGACAACGATGTCATCAAGCATTCCACTACATAACGCAAACGTTTTTTCCCCGACCGTTTTGACCGCGGCACCGTCCACGAACTTGTCGATCTCCCCGAGCGTCACGACATGCCCGTGCTCGAGCGCTGCTTTCATCGACGGTGCGCCGGCCGGCTCGACGCCGACGATGTTGGTGGACGGAGAAATGCTTTTCACATACGTCCCCAGCCCCGCTATCAATCCGCCGCCACCGATGCTAGCGAACAGAAAATCGATCGGCTCGTCGCAGTCATTTAACACCTCAACCCCGATGGTTCCTTGACCGGCAATGACGTATTCATCATCAAACGGGTGAATGAACGTGCGCCCTTCCGCTTCGGCGCATTTCACCGCTTCGTTGTATGAGTCGTCAAACGTGTCACCGACAAGGACGATCTCGACCATGTCTTTGCCAAACAGCTGCACTTGCGACACTTTTTGCCGCGGCGTCGTCGCC includes the following:
- the ilvA gene encoding threonine ammonia-lyase IlvA is translated as MEQQLKRKQGAVYVEDILIAYHTLKDVVLHTPLQKNPLLSERYECNVYLKREDLQVVRSFKLRGAYNRMKHLTDEERQSGVICASAGNHAQGVAYSCRALGVHGKIYMPATTPRQKVSQVQLFGKDMVEIVLVGDTFDDSYNEAVKCAEAEGRTFIHPFDDEYVIAGQGTIGVEVLNDCDEPIDFLFASIGGGGLIAGLGTYVKSISPSTNIVGVEPAGAPSMKAALEHGHVVTLGEIDKFVDGAAVKTVGEKTFALCSGMLDDIVVVPEGKVCTTILELYNENAIVVEPAGALPIAALEFYKEQIRGKTVVCVVSGGNNDIDRMQEIKERSMIYEGLQHYFIVNFPQRAGALREFLDEVLGPTDDITRFEYTKKNNKESGPALVGIELKRREDYAPLIERMKKKGFPFQEVNKDPNLFHLLI
- a CDS encoding SCO family protein → MWKRIMMIAAICLLAACGKTISDAKNWPVADFTFVDQSGEPFGLRDLKGKVWVADFIFTNCETVCPPMTAHMAKLKEKAEEKGLDVEFVSFSVDPEVDTPEKLEAYAKQFTNDLANWHFLTGYSPAEISELAQKSFKTIVQKPVGDDQVIHGTSFYLVGPDGKVVQTYSGVQDVPYDTILEHIEILQSSR
- a CDS encoding YpmP family protein yields the protein MLFKSLEFKNAYGQKVKIIEIPVLEEENTYRFMIQLRLETFIAKVYRSRTNRSVYSFREHLKKVLKWPVYEQIFKETVLKHNA